In the genome of Dermacentor andersoni chromosome 3, qqDerAnde1_hic_scaffold, whole genome shotgun sequence, one region contains:
- the LOC126548444 gene encoding uncharacterized protein codes for MKVLVIVVVIQAICATVVSSFGFTGTEDCPTQGVPGVTLKVPDPNDCSAYSVCLPLFGFKLKCTVGQHFSVAAGKCQPAAVAGCDPAAAEAVSEPQVAPEPAAPVAPAPAPDAPAPAAPAPAALAF; via the exons ATGAAGGTCCTGGTCATCGTAGTGGTCATCCAGGCCATCTGCGCCACGGTCGTGTCGTCCTTCGGCTTCACGGGGACCGAAGACTGCCCGACACAGGGAGTGCCCGGCGTCACGCTCAAGGTTCCCGACCCGAACGACTGCTCGGCGTACTCAGTGTGCCTGCCGCTGTTCGGCTTCAAGCTCAAGTGTACCGTGGGACAGCACTTCAGCGTCGCTGCTGGCAAATGCCAGCCTGCCGCTGTCGCCGGATGTGACCCCG CCGCTGCCGAAGCAGTTTCCGAACCGCAAGTTGCTCCGGAGCCTGCAGCCCCAGTTGCCCCAGCGCCCGCTCCCGATGCGCCGGCACCAGCAGCGCCGGCGCCTGCTGCACTTGCCTTCTAA